In the genome of Flavobacterium panacagri, one region contains:
- a CDS encoding acyl-CoA thioesterase: MKNHQTQVRVRYSETDQMGVVYHGNYVPYFEIGRVEWLRNKGVSYKSMEESGIGLPIVNMNINYKKSARYDELLTIHTTFKSHSSVKIEFDCAIYNESNELLTTATFILVFVALKTGRPTAPPEYILDIFKSLEEKC, translated from the coding sequence ATGAAAAATCATCAGACTCAAGTACGAGTTCGTTACTCAGAAACCGACCAAATGGGGGTCGTTTATCACGGAAATTATGTGCCTTATTTTGAAATTGGACGCGTGGAATGGCTTAGAAATAAAGGGGTTTCGTATAAAAGCATGGAAGAAAGCGGTATTGGTCTTCCAATTGTTAACATGAATATCAATTACAAAAAATCGGCAAGATATGATGAACTTTTAACAATTCATACGACTTTCAAAAGTCACTCTTCGGTTAAGATTGAATTTGACTGCGCAATCTATAATGAGTCAAATGAGTTATTAACAACGGCAACGTTTATTTTGGTATTTGTCGCGTTAAAAACAGGTCGTCCAACTGCCCCTCCGGAATACATTTTAGACATATTCAAATCACTTGAAGAAAAGTGTTAA